In Paractinoplanes brasiliensis, the following proteins share a genomic window:
- the uvrA gene encoding excinuclease ABC subunit UvrA has translation MADRLTIRGAREHNLRDVNLDLPRDAMIVFTGLSGSGKSSLAFDTIFAEGQRRYVESLSSYARQFLGQMDKPDVDFIEGLSPAVSIDQKSTSRNPRSTVGTITEVYDYLRLLFARTGIPHCPVCGERISKQTPQQIVDRVLAMQEGTRFMVLAPVVRGRKGEYVDLFAELQAKGYARARVDGVVHPLTEPPKLKKQEKHTIEVVVDRLSVKASSKQRLTDSIESALGLAGGIVLLEFVDLPEDDPARERRFSEHLACPNDHPLAIEDLEPRVFSFNAPYGACPECSGLGTKKEVDPELLVPDEERSIREGAIQPWSGGQTQEYFLRLLEALAKAEKFSVDTPWRSLPARAQKTILHGSEDQVHVRYRNKYGRERSYYTGFEGVVQWIERRHNDTESDWSRDKYEGYMRDVPCPVCRGARLKPEVLAVTIDGKSIAEVCNLSIGECAEMLSNIVLDDRQKMIAERVLKEINARLQFLVDVGLDYLSLDRGAGTLSGGEAQRIRLATQIGSGLVGVLYVLDEPSIGLHQRDNHRLIETLVRLRNLGNTLIVVEHDEDTIRTADWIVDIGPGAGEHGGHIVHSGSVEGLLKNKNSPTGAYLSGRKSIPTPAGRRPQMPGRELVVQGAREHNLRGLTVPFPLGQFIAVTGVSGSGKSTLVNDILYTVLANQINGARMVPGRHTRITGLENVDKVVGVDQSPIGRTPRSNPATYTGVFDNIRKLFAETTEAKVRGYGPGRFSFNVKGGRCENCAGDGTIKIEMNFLPDVYVPCEVCKGARYNRETLEVHYKGKTISEVLEMPIEEAATFFEPISSIHRHLKTLVDVGLGYVRLGQPAPTLSGGEAQRVKLASELQKRSTGKTVYVLDEPTTGLHFEDIRKLLLVLNGLVDKGNTVITIEHNLDVIKNADWLIDMGPEGGSKGGLVLATGTPEELAEVPESHTGQFLRHMLGLQGEGQGSPAAVARAAKANGAAARATSPAKAASNGTTVTKPRASRSRAKAASQA, from the coding sequence GTGGCCGACCGTTTGACTATTCGAGGCGCGCGCGAGCACAACCTGCGTGACGTCAACCTTGACCTGCCCCGCGACGCGATGATCGTGTTCACCGGTCTGTCCGGGTCCGGCAAGTCCAGCCTCGCGTTCGACACGATCTTCGCCGAGGGGCAGCGGCGCTACGTCGAGTCCCTCTCGTCGTACGCGAGGCAGTTCCTCGGGCAGATGGACAAGCCCGACGTCGACTTCATCGAGGGCCTGTCCCCGGCGGTGTCGATCGACCAGAAGTCGACCTCGCGCAACCCGCGCTCGACGGTCGGCACGATCACCGAGGTCTACGACTACCTGCGCCTGCTGTTCGCGCGTACGGGCATTCCGCACTGCCCGGTCTGCGGCGAGCGGATCAGCAAGCAGACGCCGCAGCAGATCGTCGACCGGGTGCTCGCCATGCAGGAGGGCACCCGGTTCATGGTGCTCGCCCCGGTCGTCCGCGGGCGCAAGGGTGAGTACGTCGACCTTTTCGCCGAGCTGCAGGCCAAGGGCTACGCGCGGGCCCGGGTCGACGGCGTGGTGCACCCGCTGACCGAGCCGCCGAAGCTCAAGAAGCAGGAGAAGCACACCATCGAGGTGGTGGTCGACCGGCTCAGCGTCAAGGCGAGCAGCAAGCAGCGCCTGACCGACTCCATCGAGTCGGCGCTGGGCCTGGCCGGCGGCATCGTGCTGCTCGAGTTCGTCGACCTGCCGGAGGACGACCCGGCCCGCGAGCGCCGCTTCAGCGAGCACCTGGCCTGCCCCAACGACCACCCCCTGGCCATCGAGGACCTCGAGCCCCGGGTCTTCTCGTTCAACGCCCCCTACGGCGCGTGCCCCGAGTGCTCCGGCCTCGGCACCAAGAAAGAGGTCGACCCCGAGCTGCTCGTCCCCGACGAGGAACGCAGCATCCGCGAGGGCGCCATCCAGCCCTGGTCCGGCGGCCAGACCCAGGAGTACTTCCTGCGGCTGCTCGAGGCGCTGGCCAAGGCCGAGAAGTTCAGCGTCGACACCCCGTGGCGCTCGCTCCCGGCCCGGGCGCAGAAGACGATCCTGCACGGGTCCGAAGACCAGGTGCACGTGCGTTACCGCAACAAGTACGGTCGCGAGCGTTCCTACTACACCGGCTTCGAGGGTGTGGTGCAGTGGATCGAGCGGCGGCACAACGACACCGAGAGCGACTGGTCGCGCGACAAGTACGAGGGCTACATGCGCGACGTGCCCTGCCCGGTGTGCCGGGGCGCCCGGCTCAAGCCCGAGGTGCTGGCCGTCACGATCGACGGCAAGAGCATCGCCGAGGTGTGCAACCTGTCGATCGGCGAGTGCGCCGAGATGCTGTCGAACATCGTGCTCGACGACCGGCAGAAGATGATCGCCGAGCGGGTCCTCAAAGAGATCAACGCCCGGCTGCAGTTCCTCGTCGACGTGGGTCTCGACTACCTGTCGCTCGACCGTGGCGCGGGCACCCTCTCGGGCGGCGAGGCCCAGCGCATCCGGCTCGCCACCCAGATCGGCTCGGGCCTGGTCGGCGTGCTCTACGTGCTCGACGAGCCGTCGATCGGCCTGCACCAGCGCGACAACCACCGGCTCATCGAGACCCTGGTGCGGCTGCGCAACCTGGGCAACACGCTGATCGTGGTCGAGCACGACGAGGACACCATCCGTACGGCCGACTGGATCGTCGACATCGGCCCCGGCGCCGGTGAGCACGGCGGGCACATCGTGCACAGCGGCTCGGTCGAGGGCCTGCTGAAGAACAAGAACTCGCCGACCGGCGCCTACCTGTCGGGCCGCAAGTCGATCCCGACCCCGGCCGGCCGGCGCCCGCAGATGCCGGGCCGCGAGCTGGTCGTGCAGGGCGCCCGCGAGCACAACCTGCGCGGGCTGACCGTCCCGTTCCCGCTGGGCCAGTTCATCGCGGTCACCGGGGTGAGCGGTTCCGGAAAGTCCACGCTGGTCAACGACATCCTCTACACCGTGCTGGCCAACCAGATCAACGGCGCCCGCATGGTGCCGGGCCGGCACACCCGCATCACCGGCCTGGAGAACGTCGACAAGGTCGTCGGCGTCGACCAGTCGCCGATCGGCCGCACCCCGCGGTCCAACCCGGCGACGTACACGGGTGTCTTCGACAACATCCGCAAGCTGTTCGCCGAGACCACCGAGGCCAAGGTGCGCGGCTACGGCCCCGGCCGGTTCTCGTTCAACGTCAAGGGCGGCCGCTGCGAGAACTGCGCCGGTGACGGCACGATCAAGATCGAGATGAACTTCCTGCCCGACGTCTACGTCCCGTGCGAGGTCTGCAAGGGCGCCCGGTACAACCGCGAGACGCTCGAGGTGCACTACAAGGGCAAGACGATCTCCGAGGTGCTGGAGATGCCGATCGAGGAGGCGGCGACCTTCTTCGAGCCGATCTCGTCGATCCACCGCCACCTCAAGACGCTGGTCGACGTGGGGCTGGGTTACGTACGGCTCGGCCAGCCCGCGCCGACGCTGTCCGGTGGTGAGGCGCAGCGTGTCAAGCTGGCCTCCGAGCTGCAGAAGCGGTCGACCGGCAAGACGGTCTACGTGCTCGACGAGCCGACCACCGGCCTGCACTTCGAGGACATCCGCAAGCTGCTGCTGGTGCTCAACGGCCTGGTCGACAAGGGCAACACGGTGATCACGATCGAGCACAACCTCGACGTGATCAAGAACGCCGACTGGCTGATCGACATGGGTCCCGAGGGCGGCAGCAAGGGCGGCCTGGTGCTGGCCACCGGCACCCCGGAAGAGCTGGCCGAGGTGCCCGAGAGTCACACCGGCCAGTTTCTGCGGCACATGCTCGGGCTCCAGGGCGAGGGCCAGGGTTCGCCCGCGGCGGTTGCCCGGGCGGCCAAGGCCAACGGCGCCGCGGCCAGAGCGACTTCGCCGGCCAAGGCCGCGTCGAA
- a CDS encoding maleylpyruvate isomerase family mycothiol-dependent enzyme yields MTMDPLVMLTDVDRATDELLRSVADLDPAAVGAPSLLPGWTAGHVLTHVARNADALTNLLTWARTGVETPPYASREARDAAIEEGAGRPLREQVEDIRAAHERFADAGAAMPAEAWAFPLPTLGQSAAAVPWTRLREVTVHHVDLGLGYTPADWPEAFALRLLREVAAGAGDDWPAMHLRPYGIDHVLAIGDAPEPPVVGGPTKSIAAWLTGRGDGADLTVSPDGELPAPPTWK; encoded by the coding sequence ATGACCATGGATCCACTCGTCATGCTCACCGACGTCGACCGGGCCACCGATGAGCTGCTGCGCAGCGTGGCCGACCTCGACCCGGCCGCGGTGGGGGCGCCGTCGCTGCTGCCCGGCTGGACGGCCGGACACGTGCTGACCCATGTGGCGCGTAACGCCGACGCGCTGACAAACCTGCTGACCTGGGCCCGCACCGGGGTCGAGACACCCCCGTACGCCTCCAGGGAAGCGCGCGACGCCGCCATCGAGGAAGGCGCCGGCCGCCCGCTGCGCGAACAGGTGGAAGACATCCGGGCCGCGCACGAGCGGTTCGCCGACGCCGGCGCCGCCATGCCCGCCGAGGCCTGGGCGTTCCCGCTGCCCACGCTGGGGCAGTCGGCCGCCGCGGTGCCGTGGACCAGGCTGCGCGAGGTGACCGTGCACCACGTCGACCTGGGCCTGGGCTACACCCCGGCCGACTGGCCCGAGGCGTTCGCACTGCGTCTGCTGCGCGAGGTCGCGGCCGGGGCCGGCGACGACTGGCCCGCCATGCACCTGCGCCCGTACGGCATCGACCACGTCCTGGCCATCGGCGACGCGCCCGAGCCGCCGGTCGTAGGCGGCCCCACCAAGTCGATCGCCGCCTGGCTGACCGGCCGGGGCGACGGCGCCGACCTGACCGTCTCGCCCGACGGCGAGCTCCCCGCACCCCCGACCTGGAAGTGA
- a CDS encoding MBL fold metallo-hydrolase has translation MPYTGEVTRGGPPAVRDLGALTITKVSVGPMDNNAYLLRSGDEQLLIDAANDAGTLIALAGDAGLATVVTTHRHADHWQALEEVVAATGAESLAHIEDAAEIPLVNRDLRDGEHITVGPATLEVIHLVGHTPGSIALLYQDPDGPPHLFTGDSLFPGGVGNTRKNKANFESLITDVEQKLFNRLPDKTWFYPGHGNDSTLGAERPHLPEWRARGW, from the coding sequence ATGCCCTACACCGGCGAAGTGACCCGCGGCGGCCCGCCCGCCGTCCGCGACCTGGGCGCCCTCACCATCACCAAGGTGTCGGTCGGCCCGATGGACAACAACGCCTACCTGCTGCGCAGCGGGGACGAACAGCTGCTGATCGACGCCGCCAACGACGCCGGCACCCTGATCGCCCTGGCCGGCGACGCCGGGCTGGCCACGGTCGTGACCACCCACCGCCACGCCGACCACTGGCAGGCCCTCGAAGAGGTCGTCGCCGCCACCGGCGCCGAGTCCCTGGCCCACATCGAGGACGCCGCCGAGATCCCCCTGGTCAACCGCGACCTGCGCGACGGCGAACACATCACCGTGGGCCCGGCCACCCTGGAGGTGATCCACCTGGTCGGCCACACGCCGGGCTCGATCGCCCTGCTCTACCAGGACCCGGACGGCCCACCCCACCTCTTCACCGGCGACAGCCTCTTCCCCGGCGGGGTGGGCAACACCCGCAAGAACAAGGCGAACTTCGAGTCCCTGATCACCGACGTCGAACAGAAACTCTTCAACCGCCTCCCCGACAAGACCTGGTTCTACCCCGGCCACGGCAACGACTCCACCCTGGGCGCCGAACGCCCCCACCTCCCCGAGTGGCGAGCCCGCGGCTGGTAA
- a CDS encoding type II toxin-antitoxin system VapC family toxin has product MAATARVHNLTLVTRNVADVSRTGVPVINPFD; this is encoded by the coding sequence ATGGCTGCCACCGCGCGGGTGCACAACCTGACCCTTGTCACCCGCAACGTCGCCGACGTCTCCCGCACCGGCGTCCCCGTGATCAACCCCTTCGACTGA
- a CDS encoding GGDEF domain-containing protein has protein sequence MRRVPAPVVPACALVAGTVSAVAPGTAVAHWSYLVAFTAFVALAWVRWRGLRGPARSGYAFIVAALSVWLAGDLLFDALTWVTDDGLGDVSPSDLLWVSGYPLLAAGLVRLTQLRAPGRLREGLLDGLAMATVVAWLFWQFIILPAAENERLSLPVVVGAFYPFGDVLLFTALAILVLAPGTKRGPTLYLVGALALTLIGDVGISTMPELFPNLSLDLQLDRLDGLLLVANSLLVAAVAHPEADRIGDRVPAEQRLHPARVVFLGVALLVLPTVAGLRHYDTTLSRVSLLVSVVLLTSLILVRFVLVVREQERIRAVLAHQAEHDQLTGLANRPALLSRLELALSETPGGNPYGPVLFYLDLNGFKQVNDRFGHAAGDFVLVEFARRLEAVLRPGDVAARLGGDEFVVLASDVHDEHDAEAMATRLRSLASDPVRRGKDLYPIGVSVGMAAAGQHHEPDALLAAADAKMFHEKHLTRV, from the coding sequence ATGAGACGTGTGCCGGCCCCGGTGGTGCCCGCGTGTGCGCTGGTGGCGGGGACGGTGTCGGCGGTGGCGCCGGGCACTGCTGTGGCGCACTGGTCCTATCTGGTGGCGTTCACGGCCTTCGTCGCGCTGGCCTGGGTCAGGTGGCGTGGGCTGCGCGGGCCGGCGAGGTCCGGTTACGCGTTCATCGTGGCCGCGCTGTCGGTGTGGCTGGCCGGGGATCTGCTGTTCGACGCGCTGACCTGGGTGACCGACGACGGGCTGGGCGACGTGAGCCCGTCCGACCTGTTGTGGGTCTCGGGTTATCCGCTGCTGGCGGCGGGACTCGTACGCCTCACCCAGCTGCGCGCTCCGGGGCGGCTGCGGGAGGGGCTGCTCGACGGGCTGGCCATGGCGACCGTGGTGGCGTGGCTGTTCTGGCAGTTCATCATCCTGCCGGCGGCCGAGAACGAGCGGCTGTCGTTGCCGGTTGTGGTGGGCGCGTTCTATCCGTTCGGTGACGTGTTGTTGTTCACGGCGCTCGCGATCCTGGTGCTGGCGCCGGGCACCAAACGCGGGCCGACCCTCTACCTCGTGGGGGCCCTCGCGCTCACGTTGATCGGTGACGTGGGCATCTCGACGATGCCCGAGTTGTTCCCGAACCTCTCCCTCGACCTGCAGCTCGACCGCCTCGACGGTTTGCTGCTGGTCGCCAACAGCCTTCTCGTGGCGGCCGTGGCCCACCCGGAGGCCGACCGGATCGGCGATCGGGTGCCGGCCGAGCAGCGGCTGCACCCGGCCCGCGTGGTCTTCCTGGGGGTGGCGTTGCTGGTGCTGCCGACGGTGGCGGGCCTGCGCCACTACGACACCACGCTCAGCCGGGTGTCGCTGCTGGTCTCGGTGGTGCTGCTGACCAGTCTGATTCTCGTACGGTTCGTGCTCGTGGTTCGCGAGCAGGAACGGATCCGGGCGGTGCTGGCTCATCAGGCCGAGCACGACCAGCTGACCGGCCTGGCCAACCGCCCGGCCCTGCTGTCACGGCTGGAGCTGGCGCTGTCCGAGACACCCGGCGGAAATCCGTACGGGCCGGTCCTCTTCTACCTCGATCTGAACGGATTCAAGCAGGTCAACGACCGCTTCGGCCACGCCGCCGGCGACTTCGTGCTGGTCGAGTTCGCCCGCCGCCTCGAGGCCGTGCTGCGTCCGGGTGACGTGGCGGCACGACTCGGCGGCGACGAGTTCGTGGTCCTGGCCTCCGACGTCCACGACGAGCACGACGCCGAGGCGATGGCCACCCGGCTGCGGTCGCTCGCCTCTGACCCCGTACGGCGTGGGAAGGATCTGTACCCGATCGGCGTGAGCGTGGGAATGGCGGCGGCCGGGCAGCACCACGAGCCGGACGCGCTGCTGGCGGCCGCCGACGCGAAGATGTTCCACGAGAAGCACCTCACGAGGGTGTGA
- a CDS encoding GntR family transcriptional regulator produces MPGPRRRSVLISRLSGLPLGSPQNVILDELRRIILDGEVPPGSAIPVDAVATAFGVSRIPVREALMTLIGEGLVDHRPNGGYRVAMMTAHEFAEIYLVREALETAGLRVAVEQACADDDERAAASLRALDAAVRAYDGRVYHRESRRFHLALIKPCRMRRLLHMLDLAWNQTEPLQPMSHLDSSERELLHADHAGMLAAFRARDADALIAVFATHHHRLQAAIGALPQDTGLFEPEDIQFRSSM; encoded by the coding sequence ATGCCAGGGCCACGCCGCCGGTCGGTGCTGATCTCGCGGCTGTCCGGGTTGCCGCTGGGCAGCCCGCAGAACGTGATCCTCGACGAGCTGCGCCGCATCATCCTGGACGGGGAGGTGCCACCCGGCTCGGCCATCCCCGTCGACGCGGTGGCGACCGCTTTCGGGGTGAGCCGGATCCCCGTACGGGAAGCTCTGATGACCTTGATCGGCGAGGGGCTCGTCGATCACCGGCCCAACGGCGGGTATCGCGTGGCCATGATGACCGCGCACGAGTTCGCCGAGATCTATCTGGTGCGCGAGGCGCTCGAGACGGCCGGGCTGCGGGTCGCCGTCGAGCAGGCGTGCGCGGACGACGACGAACGGGCGGCGGCCTCGCTTCGTGCGCTTGACGCGGCTGTTCGCGCGTACGACGGAAGGGTTTATCACCGCGAGAGCCGGCGCTTCCACCTCGCTCTGATCAAGCCGTGCCGGATGCGCCGCCTGTTGCACATGCTCGACCTCGCGTGGAACCAGACCGAGCCGCTGCAACCGATGTCGCACCTGGACAGCTCCGAACGGGAGCTGCTGCACGCCGATCACGCCGGCATGCTGGCCGCCTTCCGCGCGCGGGACGCCGACGCGCTGATCGCGGTGTTCGCCACCCACCACCACCGGCTGCAGGCCGCCATCGGGGCGCTGCCGCAGGACACCGGGCTGTTCGAGCCGGAAGATATACAGTTCCGCTCATCGATGTGA
- a CDS encoding NCS1 family nucleobase:cation symporter-1: MADITTSKPEDLVEAAGMPVGSGVIKPSYDPRLTNEDLAPLKNQHWGSYNIFAFWMSDVHSVGGYVTAGSLFALGLSSWQVLVSLVVGITIVYFFCNLVAKPSQVTGVPYPVINRAAFGVLGANVPAIIRGAIAVAWYGIQTYLASAALDVVVLKFWPGLAPYADVDQYGFLGLPLLGWCTYALLWVLQAAVFWTGMETIRKFIDFCGPAVYVVMILLCGYLIYKAGWSEIDLNLGDVKYHGWDAVPVMLGAIALVVSYFSGPMLNFGDFSRYGRSYQAVKKGNLLGLPLNFLFFAILVVVTASLTLPVFGELITDPVETVSRIDSTFAIALGALTFTIATIGINIVANFISPAFDFSNVSPQRISWRAGGMIAAVGSVLLTPWNLYNNPDVIHYTLETLGAFIGPLFGVLIADYYLVRKQQVDVDAMFTMSPDGKYHYKKGYNPPAIIATAAGAVIAMTPVLWTGGPGMHTTAQYSWFIGMALGFVVYLGLARRAKTA; the protein is encoded by the coding sequence ATGGCCGACATCACCACGAGCAAGCCCGAGGACCTGGTCGAAGCCGCCGGCATGCCGGTCGGCAGCGGCGTGATCAAGCCTTCCTACGACCCCCGGCTGACCAACGAGGACCTGGCGCCCCTGAAGAACCAGCACTGGGGCTCGTACAACATCTTCGCCTTCTGGATGTCCGACGTGCACAGCGTCGGCGGCTACGTGACAGCGGGCAGCCTGTTCGCGCTGGGCCTGTCGAGCTGGCAGGTGCTCGTCTCGCTGGTCGTGGGCATCACGATCGTCTACTTCTTCTGCAACCTGGTGGCCAAGCCGAGCCAGGTCACCGGCGTGCCCTATCCCGTGATCAACCGGGCCGCGTTCGGGGTGCTCGGCGCGAACGTGCCGGCGATCATCCGCGGCGCGATCGCGGTCGCCTGGTACGGCATCCAGACGTACCTGGCCTCGGCCGCGCTCGACGTCGTGGTCCTGAAGTTCTGGCCGGGCCTGGCCCCGTACGCCGACGTCGACCAGTACGGTTTCCTCGGCCTGCCGTTGCTCGGGTGGTGCACGTACGCGCTGCTCTGGGTTTTGCAGGCGGCCGTGTTCTGGACCGGCATGGAGACGATCCGCAAGTTCATCGACTTCTGCGGCCCGGCCGTCTACGTCGTGATGATCCTGCTCTGCGGCTACCTGATCTACAAGGCGGGCTGGAGCGAGATCGACCTGAACCTGGGTGACGTGAAGTACCACGGCTGGGACGCGGTGCCGGTCATGCTCGGCGCGATCGCGCTGGTGGTGTCGTACTTCTCCGGCCCGATGCTCAACTTCGGCGACTTCTCGCGGTACGGCCGCAGCTACCAAGCCGTCAAGAAGGGCAACCTGCTCGGCCTGCCGCTGAACTTCCTGTTCTTCGCGATCCTGGTCGTCGTCACCGCCTCGCTGACCCTGCCGGTCTTCGGCGAGCTGATCACCGACCCGGTCGAGACGGTGTCGCGCATCGACAGCACGTTCGCCATCGCCCTGGGCGCGCTCACCTTCACCATCGCCACGATCGGCATCAACATCGTCGCCAACTTCATCTCGCCCGCGTTCGACTTCTCCAACGTCAGCCCGCAACGGATCAGCTGGCGGGCCGGCGGCATGATCGCCGCTGTCGGCTCGGTGCTGCTCACCCCGTGGAACCTCTACAACAACCCGGACGTCATCCACTACACGCTGGAGACGCTGGGCGCCTTCATCGGGCCGCTGTTCGGCGTGCTGATCGCCGACTATTACCTGGTCCGCAAGCAGCAGGTCGACGTCGACGCCATGTTCACGATGTCGCCCGACGGCAAATACCACTACAAGAAGGGCTACAACCCGCCCGCCATCATCGCCACGGCGGCCGGCGCGGTGATCGCGATGACCCCGGTGCTGTGGACCGGCGGTCCCGGCATGCACACCACCGCCCAGTACAGCTGGTTCATCGGGATGGCGCTCGGCTTCGTCGTCTACCTGGGACTGGCCCGGCGGGCGAAGACGGCATGA
- a CDS encoding aspartate/glutamate racemase family protein produces MRVQVINPNTTESMTALIEASARAVAGPGVVVEAVTSPMGPASIESHYDEALAVPGILAVLNDADAHVLACFGDPGLDAARELAAGPVVGIAEAAMHAAMLLGRGFSVVTTLSRTRGRAHDLAARYVPPGACRGVHACDIPVLELESDPAARKEVVALARHALDHDDSDVIVLGCAGMAGFAAEASAELDVPVIDGVAAGVVLAQSLVTLGLRPSGRGEFASPPPKAYTGLLREFTPS; encoded by the coding sequence ATGAGGGTCCAGGTCATCAACCCCAACACCACGGAGTCGATGACCGCTTTGATCGAGGCGAGCGCCCGGGCCGTGGCCGGTCCGGGCGTCGTCGTCGAGGCGGTCACGTCGCCGATGGGCCCGGCTTCCATCGAGAGCCACTACGACGAGGCGCTGGCGGTGCCCGGCATCCTGGCCGTCCTGAACGACGCCGACGCTCATGTGCTCGCGTGCTTCGGCGACCCCGGTCTCGACGCCGCCCGCGAGCTGGCGGCCGGTCCGGTGGTCGGCATCGCCGAGGCGGCGATGCACGCGGCGATGCTGCTCGGTCGCGGTTTCAGCGTGGTCACCACCCTTTCCCGTACGCGGGGACGAGCGCACGACCTGGCCGCGCGTTACGTGCCGCCGGGCGCCTGCCGCGGGGTGCACGCCTGTGACATCCCGGTGCTGGAGCTGGAGTCCGACCCGGCCGCGCGCAAGGAAGTGGTGGCACTCGCCCGGCACGCCCTCGACCACGACGACTCCGACGTGATCGTGCTCGGGTGCGCCGGGATGGCCGGCTTCGCCGCGGAGGCGAGCGCCGAGCTGGACGTGCCGGTGATCGACGGGGTGGCGGCGGGCGTTGTGCTGGCGCAGTCGCTGGTCACGCTGGGGTTGCGCCCCTCGGGGCGGGGCGAGTTCGCGTCGCCGCCCCCGAAGGCCTACACCGGGCTGCTGCGCGAGTTCACACCCTCGTGA
- the rsgA gene encoding ribosome small subunit-dependent GTPase A codes for MAHELSQLGWDEFFASAYRPYDRSDAAPGRVLRADRGVCTVLDAGGVTRASLGGNVLIGAARDPALLPCAGDWVVLRRWPDRRVTAEAVLPRRTCLIRRTADKDSTGQVLAANMDTVAVVEPIHPEPDDARIERLLALAWESGAKPMIVLTKSDTAADPEAIRRQVEAVAPGVPVITVSVRRGHNLQHLSPYVVRGRTLALLGRSGAGKSTLVNALAGAPVMPVQQIRDVDGKGRHTTAYRNLVPLPDGGAVLDTPGIRGVGLLDTAEGLSRAFGDITVLAAECRFDDCRHEAEPGCAVVTAAADGSLAPRRLAAWRKLRHEIEVESARQSARLAGAAGHRRRRS; via the coding sequence ATGGCACACGAGCTGTCCCAGCTGGGCTGGGACGAGTTTTTCGCATCCGCGTATCGTCCCTACGACCGTTCCGACGCGGCGCCGGGCCGGGTGCTGCGCGCCGACCGTGGCGTCTGCACCGTGCTCGACGCGGGCGGTGTCACCCGCGCCAGCCTGGGCGGGAACGTACTGATCGGCGCCGCCCGTGATCCCGCGTTGCTGCCGTGCGCCGGTGACTGGGTGGTGTTGCGCCGATGGCCCGACCGCCGGGTCACCGCCGAGGCCGTGCTGCCCCGCCGCACGTGTCTGATCCGCCGCACCGCCGACAAGGACAGCACCGGCCAGGTGCTCGCGGCGAACATGGACACCGTCGCCGTTGTCGAGCCGATCCATCCGGAGCCGGACGACGCGCGCATCGAACGTCTGCTGGCCCTGGCCTGGGAGTCCGGCGCGAAACCGATGATCGTCCTCACCAAGTCCGACACGGCCGCCGACCCCGAGGCGATCCGCCGCCAGGTCGAGGCCGTCGCGCCGGGTGTGCCGGTGATCACGGTAAGTGTCCGGCGGGGTCACAACCTTCAACACCTTTCCCCGTACGTGGTGAGGGGCCGCACCCTGGCTCTGTTGGGGCGCTCCGGGGCGGGCAAGTCGACGCTGGTCAACGCCTTGGCCGGGGCTCCTGTGATGCCGGTGCAGCAGATCCGTGACGTCGACGGCAAGGGGCGGCACACCACCGCGTACAGGAATCTGGTTCCGCTCCCCGACGGCGGGGCCGTGCTCGACACCCCCGGCATCCGCGGGGTGGGCCTGCTCGACACCGCCGAAGGGCTCAGCCGCGCGTTCGGCGACATCACCGTGCTGGCCGCCGAATGCCGGTTCGACGACTGCCGGCACGAGGCCGAACCGGGTTGCGCGGTCGTGACGGCCGCGGCCGACGGCTCGCTGGCGCCCCGGCGGCTGGCCGCGTGGCGCAAGCTCAGGCACGAGATCGAGGTCGAATCGGCACGTCAGTCGGCCCGGCTGGCGGGGGCGGCCGGTCACCGCCGCAGACGTTCCTGA